One genomic region from Biomphalaria glabrata chromosome 7, xgBioGlab47.1, whole genome shotgun sequence encodes:
- the LOC106058012 gene encoding uncharacterized protein LOC106058012, producing MFTISAISHNSSKGNDAPLGGMHLNAINGSSDTFGANSLGGGSYFNQPKANGGLFGSSLSDSPLYRPVDAGSSYLNYSQPATLPSPTVCETKEESECRATSAYLYQTTSRQRQALECLRDSLKLSPDVPRRHSLDLDKSSSNRQYNEELLLSLDELDLDLASLNLTEMDTSVENDLMSDRQTTDATKRRRYHTTDSATAERAIKLLARIKENRQERSNKASKTRDVDDVTQGSSSSKVASGSSRHGVQRHWSEAGQQKDKSQSEVRRPKDKKLVSRSSFD from the exons ATGTTTACGATTTCCGCTATCAGCCACAATTCCTCAAAAGGGAATGACGCGCCTCTGGGAGGCATGCACCTTAACGCCATCAACGGTTCCTCTGATACTTTCGGCGCCAACTCTCTAGGCGGAGGGAGCTACTTCAACCAGCCAAAAGCCAACGGCGGCTTGTTTGGGTCAAGCTTGTCGGACAGCCCGCTGTACCGCCCCGTGGACGCTGGTTCATCTTACTTAAACTACAGCCAACCGGCCACTTTGCCATCTCCAACAGTGTGTGAAACGAAAGAAGAGAGTGAGTGCAGGGCCACGTCTGCCTACTTGTACCAGACGACATCGCGTCAGAGGCAAGCGCTGGAGTGCCTGAGAGATTCTCTGAAGTTGTCTCCGGATGTGCCGCGTCGTCACAGCCTCGATTTAGACAAATCGTCCAGCAATCGTCAGTATAACGAAGAACTTCTGCTGTCTCTTGACGAGCTGGACCTTGACCTTGCATCATTAAATCTGACTGAG ATGGACACTAGCGTAGAGAACGACCTCATGTCTGACAGGCAGACAACTGACGCAACTAAACGCCGAAGATACCACACAACAGACTCAGCTACGGCGGAAAGGGCGATCAAACTATTGGCCAGGATCAAAG AAAATCGCCAAGAGAGAAGTAACAAAGCCAGCAAAACCCGCGACGTTGATGACGTCACCCAGGGCAGCTCATCCTCCAAGGTAGCATCCGGAAGCTCCCGTCACGGAGTGCAACGCCATTGGTCGGAGGCTGGTCAACAAAAAGATAAGAGCCAGAGCGAAGTGCGGAGACCAAAGGACAAAAAACTCGTATCTCGGTCTAGTTTTGATTAA